A genomic window from Euleptes europaea isolate rEulEur1 chromosome 9, rEulEur1.hap1, whole genome shotgun sequence includes:
- the LOC130482557 gene encoding broad substrate specificity ATP-binding cassette transporter ABCG2-like, which produces MTFYNISYNMKVKTGYFGFRKTIKKEILRDISGVMKPGLNAILGPTGSGKSSLLDILATRKDPRGLTGEILINGHPQPPQFKCMSGYVIQDDIVMGTLTVRENLEFSAALRLPASMSSEEKKERVDQVIVELDLTKVANAKVGTQFIRGISGGEKKRVCIGLELITHPAILFLDEPTTGLDSSTANAVMELLKRMSVSGKTIIFSIHQPRYAIFKLFDSLTLLAAGRLLYHGLAGKALPYFISIGFVCEAYNNPADFFMDIINGDSTAAAASKIDFSITDLEKPEGEVASIASMLAKQYSRSAQYLKMKEELKQLSLENKKRKTSYHLIPYSTSFFHQLKWVSKRTFKNLIGNPQNSTAQICITTVLGLFIGVIFAHVENDVTGIQNRVGALFFLTTNQCLNSVTTVELFITEKRIFMHEYISGYYRVSAYFFSKIIADMIPMRTLPGIIFTCINYFMIGFKPTAQAFFIMMITLILIAYAASSLSLAIATGQSVSSIANLLINICFVCMILFSGLLVNITTISPWLLWLKYFSITRYGLNALQINEFTGLKFCKDSTTGVNVTCITPSPFTICTGEEYLKIQGINITPWGVWQNYVALVCMTVIFLTIAYTKLRLLKKYT; this is translated from the exons ATGACTTTTTACAACATCAGCTACAACATGAAAGTGAAGACGGGCTACTTTGGCTTCCGAAAAACCATTAAGAAAGAGATTTTAAGAGATATCAG CGGGGTCATGAAACCTGGTCTCAATGCAATTCTAGGACCCACAGGCTCTGGGAAATCATC CCTATTAGATATTTTAGCTACAAGGAAAGATCCTCGTGGACTGACTGGAGAGATTTTGATAAATGGGCACCCTCAACCTCCACAGTTTAAATGTATGTCCGGATATGTAATACAG GATGATATAGTGATGGGAACCTTGACAGTCAGAGAAAATTTAGAGTTTTCAGCAGCGCTTCGGCTGCCTGCTTCTATGAGctcagaggagaagaaggagagggtTGACCAGGTCATTGTGGAACTGGATTTGACTAAAGTTGCAAATGCCAAG GTTGGCACTCAGTTTATTCGTGGAATATCTGGCGGGGAGAAGAAAAGGGTCTGTATTGGACTAGAGCTCATTACACACCCTGCAATATTGTTTTTAGATGAACCAACGACTGGATTGGATTCCAGCACGGCCAATGCTGTCATGGAGCTCTTAAAAAG GATGTCGGTGAGTGGGAAAACAATTATTTTTTCAATCCATCAGCCTCGGTACGCTATTTTCAAATTGTTTGACAGCCTGACGTTGCTTGCCGCAGGAAGACTTTTGTATCACGGCCTGGCTGGTAAAGCTCTGCCGTACTTCATATCTATTG GTTTTGTCTGTGAAGCGTATAACAATCCTGCAGATTTTTTTATGGATATCATTAATGGAGACTCTACTGCTGCCGCAGCTAGTAAAATTGACTTTAGCATCACAG ACCTGGAAAAGCCTGAAGGAGAAGTTGCGAGTATTGCATCAATGTTAGCCAAACAATATTCTCGATCTGCTCAATACCTAAAAATGAAAGAAGAATTAAAGCAGCTGtctttagaaaataaaaaaagaaagacatcTTACCATCTTATTCCATACTCCACTTCCTTCTTTCATCAGCTCAAGTGGGTCTCCAAACGCACATTCAAAAATTTGATAGGGAATCCACAAAACTCCACGGCTCAG aTCTGTATTACAACTGTTCTGGGACTATTCATTGGAGTTATTTTTGCACATGTTGAAAATGATGTCACTGGCATTCAGAATAG aGTTGGAGCTTTATTCTTCTTGACCACCAATCAGTGTTTGAATAGTGTTACGACTGTTGAACTTTTTATCACAGAGAAAAGGATATTTAT GCATGAATACATAAGTGGTTACTACAGAGTGTCTGCATATTTCTTCTCAAAGATAATAGCTGATATGATACCTATGAGGACTTTACCTGGGATAATCTTCACCTGTATAAATTATTTCATGATAG GATTCAAGCCTACTGCACAGGCATTCTTTATCATGATGATTACCCTTATACTGATCGCCTATGCTGCTAGTTCGCTGTCTCTAGCCATCGCAACCGGACAAAGCGTCTCATCCATTGCCAACCTCCTCATCAACATTTGCTTCGTTTGTATGATT CTTTTCTCTGGCTTGTTGGTAAATATCACAACCATTTCTCCCTGGTTGCTGTGGCTAAAGTACTTCAGTATCACTCGATATGGGTTGAAT GCTTTGCAAATCAATGAGTTCACCGGCCTGAAGTTTTGCAAGGATTCCACAACCGGGGTCAATGTGACCTGTATCACCCCTAGTCCATTTACAAT ATGCACTGGAGAAGAGTATTTGAAAATACAA